One genomic segment of Rhizobium gallicum bv. gallicum R602sp includes these proteins:
- the rnc gene encoding ribonuclease III encodes MSKVQTLSAADRTRLEALIGHEFAGKERLDRALTHASARTQKGANYERLEFLGDRVLGLCIAELLFRTFGTAGEGELSVRLNQLVSAETCAEVADELGLHLFVRTGADVKKLTGKRMMNVRADVVESLIAALYLDGGLEVARRFILKYWEQRATRADGAKRDAKTELQEWAHAKFGVTPQYRVEERTGPDHDPRFTVTVEVVGVEPETGVERSKRAAEQVAAAKMLEREGIWQKASAGN; translated from the coding sequence ATGAGCAAAGTGCAGACGCTTTCGGCGGCGGACCGGACGAGGCTTGAAGCCTTGATCGGCCACGAATTCGCCGGGAAGGAGCGCCTGGACCGGGCTTTGACCCATGCGAGCGCCCGCACGCAGAAGGGCGCCAATTACGAACGTCTGGAGTTCCTGGGCGACCGTGTGCTGGGCCTCTGCATCGCCGAACTGCTTTTTCGCACTTTCGGGACGGCCGGGGAGGGCGAGCTGTCGGTGCGCCTGAACCAGCTGGTCAGCGCCGAGACTTGCGCGGAAGTGGCCGACGAACTGGGTCTGCACCTTTTTGTCCGCACAGGCGCCGACGTCAAGAAGCTCACCGGCAAGCGCATGATGAACGTTCGCGCCGATGTAGTCGAAAGCCTGATCGCGGCACTCTATCTCGACGGCGGTCTTGAGGTCGCCCGCCGCTTCATCCTTAAATATTGGGAACAGCGGGCGACCCGCGCCGACGGCGCAAAGCGGGACGCCAAGACCGAACTGCAGGAGTGGGCGCACGCGAAATTCGGCGTCACACCGCAATATCGGGTTGAAGAACGCACCGGGCCGGATCATGATCCGCGCTTCACGGTGACGGTGGAAGTGGTCGGCGTGGAGCCGGAAACGGGAGTCGAGCGCTCGAAGCGTGCGGCCGAAC